A region from the Acyrthosiphon pisum isolate AL4f chromosome A1, pea_aphid_22Mar2018_4r6ur, whole genome shotgun sequence genome encodes:
- the LOC100163787 gene encoding peptidyl-prolyl cis-trans isomerase sig-7 — MSVVLETTIGDLTIDLFTKERPHSCKNFLKLCKLKYYNFCLFHHVQSNFVAQTGDPTGTGSGGQSVYGILSGKDARYYEGEKKPKIKHDRPGLVSMVNCGDNLIGSQFFITLGEDTTCSLDEHIVFGEIAEGHDVLLKLNETICDATHRPYQDIRITHTVILEDPYSDPDGLIVPCQSPEPPLEVLQSDRIGADEDITEDIDIEELEEKRQEKEALARATILEIVGDLPSADIAPPENVLFVCKLNPVTSDDDLQIIFSRFGKIVSCEVIRDKKSENSLQYAFVEFDNQKSCEDAYLKMDNVLIDDRRIHVDFSQSVSKIKWLGKGRGVKYTDKDDEGKNISDKYSKYRNKKRDSHVSRNNYIKNKMSIHESKRHRNDDKNYRYRESEKEERVPYNKYGRNDKDENRRREKDDKMKKNYRNEGERKNHRNERDGKNEKDDKNKRSNRDDRNKRSDRGDRTKRSDRHDRDSRR; from the exons ATGTCTGTAGTTCTTGAAACTACTATTGGGGATTTAACAATTGATTTGTTTACAAAAGAAAGACCTCACT CTTGCAAAAACTTTCTGAagctatgtaaattaaaatattacaacttttGTCTCTTTCATCATGTACAATCAAATTTTGTGGCTCAAACAGGCGATCCAACAGGTACTGGATCTGGAGGACAATCAGTATatgg aattttatcagGAAAAGATGCAAGATACTATGAgggagaaaaaaaaccaaaaattaaacatGATCGACCTGGACTTGTTTCAATGGTTAATTGTGGTGATAATTT aattgGATCACAATTCTTTATAACTTTAGGTGAAGATACAACTTGTTCATTAGATGAACATATTGTTTTTGGTGAAATAGCTGAAGGTCatgatgtattattaaaattaaatgagacAATTTGTGATGCTACACATCGACCATATCAGGATATAAG AATCACACATACAGTCATCTTGGAAGATCCATATTCTGATCCTGATGGTTTAATTGTACCTTGTCAATCTCCTGAACCACCATTAGAAGTACTtcag agcGATAGAATTGGAGCAGATGAAGACATCACTGAAGATATAGATATTGAAGAATTAGAAGAAAAACGACAAGAAAAAGAAGCTCTAGCTCGTGCTACCATTCTTGAAATAGTTGGAGATTTACCTTCTGCTGATATTGCACCtcctgaaaatgttttatttgtgtgTAAGCTAAATCCAGTAACCAGTGATGatgatttacaaataatatttagcaGATTTGGTAAAATAgtaag TTGTGAAGTTATTAGAGATAAAAAGTCTGAGAATTCTCTTCAATATGCTTTTGTTGAATTTGATAATCAAAAATCATGTGAAGACGCTTACCTGAAGATGGACAATGTACTAATTGACGATCGCCGAATTCATGTAGATTTCAGCCAAAgtgtatcaaaaattaaatggtTAGGCAAAGGACGAGGAGTAAAATACACTGATAAAGATGATGAAGGAAAAAATATAAGTGATAAATATTCTAAGTACAGAAATAAGAAAAGAGATAGTCATGTCTCaagaaataattacattaaaaataaaatgtcaattcaTGAATCAAAACGTCATAGAAATGATGATAAAAACTATAGATATCGAGAAAGTGAAAAAGAAGAACGAGTACCCTATAACAAATATGGGAGAAATGATAAAGATGAAAACAGAAGACGTGAAAAGgatgataaaatgaaaaaaaattacagaaatgAAGGAGAAAGGAAAAACCATAGAAACGAAAGAGATGGAAAAAATGAAAAGGAcgacaaaaataaaagaagtaATAGAGATGATAGAAATAAAAGAAGTGATAGAGGCGACCGAACCAAAAGAAGTGATAGACATGATAGGGATAGTCGTAGATAA
- the LOC100161723 gene encoding ribonuclease P protein subunit p38-like, whose product MTTLRELNMKHKGIMKKNIRPRCTITDPYEKFWPLLDLEKSQLLVDEMEKTISKENGKLKVNWFTVKKLPLDIRKCEIKNLSNTHKNNISLDLKAQRSVLKMGINEVSRCVEKDQIACCLIAEDVANCMIAKHLLFMTAAKKIPVLILPDMHCITKRIIGFSSAVLGLKSDVINRTEISLHNLYQTIIKLSNKFKNPYIKQIDMRELKSTEIPSRVNVNIENYLLKKPREGRAFVPEETSNVQLLNDLSFIPIEKMVVEKQQHFELEEKLFEIPITTDLFSIDTKPTSIEDIGESVERKTKEFREPLVRYHGLKIKKIKPNPKRKPKEKENS is encoded by the exons ATGACGACATTAAGAGAACTGAATATGAAACATAAgggaattatgaaaaaaaatattaggccGAGATGTACTATTACAGATCCTTATGAAAAattttg GCCACTTTTAGATTTAGAAAAATCTCAATTACTGGTCGATGAAATGGAAAA AACTATATCTAAAGAAAAtggtaaattaaaagtaaattggTTTACTGTTAAGAAATTACCATTGGATATACGAAAATGTGAAATTAAGAATCTTTCCAACAcacataagaataatataagtcTTGATTTAAAAGCACAAAG ATCAGTTTTGAAAATGGGTATCAATGAAGTTAGTAGATGTGTTGAAAAAGATCAAATAGCTTGTTGTTTGATAGCAGAAGATGTAGCAAACTGTATGATTGCAAAGCATTTGCTTTTTATGACTGCTGCAAAAAAAATACCAGTCCTAATTCTTCCAGATATGCATTGTATCACAAAACGTATTATAGGTTTTTCTTCTGCAGTGTTAGGATTGAAG AGTGATGTAATAAATAGAACAGAAATTTCCTTGCATAATCTCtatcaaactattattaaattatcaaataaatttaaaaatccatacATTAAGCAAATTGATATGAGAGAATTGAAATCTACAGAAATCCCCTCAAgagtaaatgttaatattgaaaattatttacttaaaaagcCACGAGAAGGTAGGGCTTTTGTACCAGAAGAAACATCAAATGTACagttattaaatgatttatcatttataccAATTGAAAAAATGGTAGTTGAAAAACAACAACATTTTGAACTTGAAgaaaaactatttgaaatacCAATAACTACTGATTTATTTAGTATAGATACTAAACCAACAAGCATTGAAGATATAGGTGAATCTGTGGAACGCAAAACCAAAGAGTTTAGAGAGCCTTTAGTGAGATATCatggattaaaaattaaaaaaattaaacccaaTCCCAAAAGAAAGCCCAAAGAGAAagaaaatagttaa
- the LOC100159670 gene encoding uncharacterized protein LOC100159670 isoform X1: protein MSEVTKPQELLSATIARHYDHGENNLSARNASRILYLRNFNNWVKSTLIQEAVTMLRDSRIHDGKMHVLDFACGKGGDLNKWRNSSCMEYLVAVDISPGSIGNCHSRYKEMKARNRYLFDAEFIVADCTRVNINTLFKDSCMKLHLVSCQFAFHYCFESIQQAECMLKNVSENLVSGGIFIGTIPNAREIVRRQKECGEKQFGNSIYNIEFMCNIDKPFPIFGAKYNFHLEGVVDCPEFLVYFPALEKLAKSYGLELKMKMTFAEYFEKHSNLDINFLSRITALEVYPPREGVELMGTEEDYDKAKQFLNENKQESVGTLSKSEWEVATLYMVFMFQKM, encoded by the exons ATGTCAGAAGTCACAAAACCTCAAGAACTGTTGTCTGCTACCATTGCTCGTCACTATGACCATGGAGAAAATAACTTATCAGCAAGAAATGCATCTCGTATCTTGTACTTACGCAATTTCAATAATTGGGTTAAATCAACTCTTATCC aggaAGCAGTAACAATGCTTAGAGACAGCAGAATTCATGATGGAAAAATGCATGTATTAGATTTTGCCTGTGGGAAAGGTGgcgatttaaataaatggagAAATTCAAGTTGTATGGAATATCTAGTAGCTGTAGATATTTCTCCAGGATCAATAGGAAATTGTCATTCCAGATACAAAGAGATGAAAGCAAGAAACAGATACTTGTTTGATGCTGAATTTATTGTCGCAGATTGCACtaga gtaaatataaatacattgtttaaaGACTCATGTATGAAATTACATTTGGTAAGTTGTCAATTTGCATTTCACTACTGCTTTGAAAGTATACAACAAGCTGAATGTATgctaaaaaatgtatcagaAAATCTGGTGAGTGGTggaatatttataggtactatacctaaTGCCAGAGAAATAgt aAGACGCCAAAAAGAATGTGGCGAAAAACAATTTGGAAAcagtatctataatattgaGTTTATGTGCAACATTGATAAACCATTCCCAATATTTggtgcaaaatataattttcatttagaaGGAGTTGTCGACTGCCCAGAGTTCCTAGTTTATTTTCCTGCTTTAGAAAA gtTAGCAAAAAGTTACGGAttggaattaaaaatgaaaatgacatTTGCCgagtattttgaaaaacattcaAATTTGGATATAAATTTCTTAAGCCGTATAACAGCATTGGAG GTATATCCTCCCCGAGAAGGAGTTGAACTAATGGGAACAGAAGAAGATTATGATAAAGCcaaacagtttttaaatgaaaataaacagGAAAGTGTGGGCACACTATCAAAATCTGAATGGGAAGTTGCAA CTCTATATATGGTgtttatgtttcaaaaaatgtaG